A window of the Streptomyces sp. Ag109_O5-10 genome harbors these coding sequences:
- a CDS encoding OFA family MFS transporter, which translates to MSSPPVAPPGWSRWLVPPAALSVHLAIGQAYAWSVFKPPLESALNLSGTQSALPFQLAIVMLGLSAAFGGTLVERNGPRWAMTVALICFSSGFLISALGAETKQYWLIVLGYGFVGGIGLGIGYISPVSTLIKWFPDRPGMATGIAIMGFGGGALIASPWSAQMLSSFGSDNDGIALAFLVHGLSYAVFMTLGVLLIRVPRTEKPVAAAPSAFEGVQVSANSAIRTPQFWCLWVVLCMNVTAGIGILEKAAPMITDFFADSSTPVSASAAAGFVALLSAANMAGRIGWSSTSDLIGRKNIYRVYLGVGAVMYLLIALFGDSSKPLFILCALVILSFYGGGFATVPAYLKDLFGTYQVGAIHGRLLTAWSLAGVLGPLIVNWIADHQKGAGKHGADLYTLSFGIMIGLLVVGFVANELVRPVHARHHIPAPREAVDVEREQPA; encoded by the coding sequence ATGAGCAGCCCCCCTGTTGCGCCTCCGGGCTGGAGCCGCTGGCTCGTCCCGCCCGCCGCCCTCTCCGTCCATCTCGCCATCGGCCAGGCCTACGCCTGGAGCGTGTTCAAGCCGCCACTCGAATCCGCCCTGAACCTGAGCGGCACCCAGAGCGCGCTGCCCTTCCAGCTCGCGATCGTGATGCTCGGCCTGTCGGCCGCGTTCGGCGGCACCCTCGTCGAACGCAACGGACCGCGCTGGGCCATGACCGTGGCCCTGATCTGCTTCTCCTCCGGCTTCCTGATCTCCGCGCTCGGCGCCGAGACCAAGCAGTACTGGCTGATCGTCCTCGGCTACGGCTTCGTCGGCGGTATCGGCCTCGGCATCGGCTACATATCGCCCGTCTCCACCCTGATCAAGTGGTTCCCGGACCGGCCCGGCATGGCCACCGGCATCGCCATCATGGGCTTCGGCGGCGGCGCGCTGATCGCCTCACCGTGGTCGGCGCAGATGCTCTCGTCCTTCGGCAGTGACAACGATGGCATCGCCCTCGCCTTCCTGGTGCACGGGCTGTCGTACGCCGTCTTCATGACCCTCGGGGTCCTGCTCATCCGTGTCCCGCGCACCGAGAAGCCGGTCGCGGCGGCGCCGAGCGCCTTCGAGGGTGTGCAGGTCTCCGCGAACAGCGCGATCCGCACTCCGCAGTTCTGGTGCCTGTGGGTCGTGCTCTGCATGAACGTGACCGCCGGCATCGGCATCCTGGAGAAGGCCGCCCCGATGATCACGGACTTCTTCGCCGACAGCTCCACCCCGGTGTCGGCGTCCGCGGCGGCCGGCTTCGTCGCCCTGCTGTCCGCCGCCAACATGGCGGGCCGGATCGGCTGGTCGTCCACCTCCGACCTGATCGGCCGCAAGAACATCTACCGCGTCTATCTGGGCGTGGGCGCCGTGATGTACCTGCTCATCGCCCTGTTCGGGGACTCGTCCAAACCCCTGTTCATCCTCTGCGCCCTGGTGATCCTCTCCTTCTACGGCGGCGGCTTCGCGACCGTCCCCGCCTACCTGAAGGACCTCTTCGGCACCTACCAGGTCGGTGCCATCCACGGCCGGCTGCTCACCGCCTGGTCCCTGGCAGGTGTGCTCGGCCCGCTGATCGTCAACTGGATCGCCGACCACCAGAAGGGCGCCGGCAAGCACGGCGCCGACCTCTACACCCTGTCCTTCGGCATCATGATCGGCCTGCTCGTCGTCGGTTTCGTCGCCAACGAGCTGGTCCGGCCCGTCCATGCCCGCCACCACATCCCCGCCCCGAGGGAGGCCGTCGATGTCGAACGAGAGCAGCCGGCCTGA